In Pantoea agglomerans, the genomic stretch CCGCCTGGTGGTTTAATGACCAGCTCGACGGCATGCAGCGCCAGATGACGCAGCTGGCGCAGATGGGCCTGCTCAGCCGCTTTGTCGGCATGCTGACCGACAGCCGCAGCTTCCTCTCCTATACGCGCCACGAATATTTCCGCCGCCTGCTGTGCCAGATGATTGGCCGCTGGGTTGAGAACGGCGAAGCGCCGGACGACGAGGCGCTGCTGGGCCAGATGGTGCAAAACATCTGCTTCAATAACGCGCGCGACTACTTCGGCATCGAGCTGGGAGCCTGAGCATGCAGCGGCTAAACCGTCACGACTTTCCCGGCGCGATCTACAGCGAGCGCGTTATCCAGTTTGGCGAAGGCAACTTTCTGCGCGCCTTTATCGACTGGCAGCTCGACTGGCTGAACCAGCATCAGGGCATCGACGCGGGCATCGTGGTGGTGCGGCCGCGCAACCGCGCCGTCAGCGACACGCTGAACCAGCAGGACGGGCTCTATACCACCCTAATCCGCGGGCTTAACGAGCAGGGCGAGCGCGTCAGTGAAACGCGTCTGATCCGCAGTCTGAACCGTGAGATCCAGCCCGCTACCCAGTACGACGATTTTCTGGCGCTGGCGCGCGCGCCGCAGATGCGGTTCCTCTTTTCTAACACCACCGAAGCGGGCATCACCTTTGCCGAAGGGGATCGCCTGACGGATGCGCCCGCATCCAGCTTTCCCGGCAAGCTGACGCAGCTGTTATGGACGCGCTTTGAACACTTCAGCGGCGCCAGCGACAAGGGCTGGCTGATTGTGCCCTGCGAGCTGATCGACCATAACGGCGACGCGCTGCGCGAGCTGGTGCTGCGCTATGCGCGCCACTGGCAGCTGCCGGAAAGCTTCGCCGCCTGGGTGTCGCAGCACTGCGTGTTTTACAACACGCTGGTGGACCGCATCGTGACTGGTTTCCCGCCGGAGAGCGAGGCGCTTGCCGCTCAGCTCGGCTACGAGGATCGTTTTCTGGTGGCGGGCGAGGTCTACTACCAGTTCATTCTGCAGGGGCCGCGCGCGCTGTTCGCTGAGCTGAAGCTCGATGCGCTGGCGCCGCAGGTGCGGCTGGTAGAGGACATTGCGCCGTGGAAGGCGCAGAAAGTGGCGATCCTCAACGGCGCGCATACCGCCATGGTGCCGGTGGCGTTTCAGGCGGGTCTGGAGAGCGTCGGCGACGCAATGGCCGATCCCGCCATTGCGGACTTTGTCGATCGCCTGCTGCGCGAGGAGATCATTCCTACGCTGGATCTGCCGCGCAGCGAGCTGCACGCCTTTGCCGACGCGGTCGAGCGGCGTTTCCGCAACCCTTTTATCCGCCATGCGCTGCTCTCTATCGCGCTTAACGGAATGACCAAGTTTCGCACCCGCCTGCTGACGCCGCTGCTGGCGGCGCATGCGCAGAGCGGGGTCTGGCCGCCGCGCCTGACCTTTGCGCTGGCGGCGCTGATCGCCTTCTATCGCGGCGCGTCGGGAGAAAAAAGCTGGCCGCTGCAGGATGACGCGCACTGGCTGGCGCGCTTTGAAAAAAACTGGCACGCCCTTAATAACGACCAGATCTCCCCGGAACAGCTGGTGCGCGAGGTGTTAAGCGACGCGCAGCACTGGGGAGAAGATTTGACCCGGCGGCCGCAGCTGGCGCACGAGGTCAGCCGACACCTGCAAAATATCATCGTCCACGGCATGCGTGAGGCGTTGAGCACACTGGGATAAAGCTATGCAAGACGCGATTAAGATTCACTCTCAGGATAACGTCGCCGTGGCGCTGCGCGACTTAGAGGCGGGGCAGACCATCGATCTGCAGCAGACGGCGGTGCAGCTGCTGCAGGCGGTGACGCGCGGCCATAAGTTTGCGCTGCGTCCCCTCGCCGAGGGCGAGCAGGTGATCAAGTATGGGCTGCCGATCGCGCACGCCACGCAGCCGATCGCCGCAGGCGAGGTGATCCACTCCAGCAACGCACGCACCAACCTGAGCGATCTGGACGAGTACGACTACCGACCGGAGTTTGTTGAGGTGCCGCCGCAGCCGGGCGATCGCGAGGTGCAGATCTATCGCCGCGCCAGTGGCGATGTCGGGATCCGCAACGAGCTGTGGATCCTGCCGACCGTCGGCTGCGTTAACGGCATAGCGCGTCAGATCCTGCAGCGTTTTCTGAAAGAGACCGATAACGCGGCGGGCACCGACGGTGCGTTTCTGTTCAGCCATACCTTTGGCTGTTCGCAGCTGGGTCAGGATCATGAGAATACCCGCACCATGCTGCAAAATATGGTGCGCCACCCTAACGCCGGCGCGGTGCTGGTAATTGGCCTCGGCTGCGAAAACAACCAGGTCGATGCCTTCCGCGAGACGCTGGGGCTGCCGGAAAGCGATCGCATTCAGTTTATGGTGTGCCAGCAGCACGACGACGAGGTAGAAGCGGGACTGGAGCATCTGCGCGCCCTGTATGAGGCGATGCGTCACGACCGACGCCAGCCGGGCAGGCTGAGCGAGCTGAAGTTCGGGCTGGAGTGCGGCGGCTCCGACGGCTTCTCCGGCATTACCGCTAACCCGCTGCTGGGGCGTTTCTCCGATCAGATGATCGCCAACGGCGGCACCACGGTGCTGACCGAGGTGCCGGAAATGTTCGGCGCGGAGCGTATTCTGATGAGCCGCTGCCGCGATGAGTCGACCTTTGAGAAGACCGTGGCGATGATCAACGACTTCAAGCGCTACTTTATCGATCATCAGCAGCCGATTTATGAGAATCCGTCGCCGGGCAATAAAGCGGGCGGCATTACCACGCTGGAAGAGAAGTCGCTGGGCTGCACCCAGAAAGCGGGCTCCAGCCAGGTGGTGGACGTGCTGAAGTATGGCGAGCGGCTGAAAACGCCGGGGCTGAATCTGCTGAGCGCGCCGGGCAACGACGCGGTCGCCACCAGCGCGCTGGCGGGCGCGGGCTGCCATATGGTGCTGTTCAGCACCGGGCGCGGCACCCCCTACGGCGGTTTTGTACCGACGGTGAAGCTGGCGACCAACACGCCGCTGGCGGAGAAGAAGCCGCACTGGATCGATTTTAACGCGGGCCGTCTGCTGGAAGGGATGAGCATGGATGCGCTGCTGGAAGATTTCGTCGACACCATCGTGGCGATAGCCAGCGGCGAGCTGACCAATAACGAGAAGAACGATTTCCGCGAGCTGGCGATTTTTAAAAGCGGCGTTACGTTATAAATCACTGCTTCAGACGGCGCTGCTTCAGGCAGCACAAAAGCTCAGAGAGCGGGCGGCATGGAACGGGGAGCAAAGCGTCCCGCGCCATGGATGGCGCGGGACGAGCGAGCAGGGATGCGAAAAGCGCCTTTGCGATCGGTCCATGCCACCCGCGAGGGCACGACGCTAACAGACAACAATAGCGAAAGGTAACGACGAGCCTGGGCGCGGATTAAACGGCGCAAAAGTTCAAAGCGCGGGCGGCATGGAACGGGGAGCAAAGCGTCCCGCGCCATGGACGGCGCGGGCCGAGCGAGCAGGGATGCGAAAAGCGCCTTTGCGATCGGTCCATGCCACCCGCGAGGGCACGACGCTAACAGACGGCAATAGCGAAGGGTAACCACGAGCCAGCGCGGATGAAACGGCTTTGGCTGCGGCTTTAACCGCAACCTCAGCCGCATAGCTAAAGATTAAGCCCGGCTGGTTTCCCGCTCGGCTTCCGCCTGACAGACCGCGGCGGTAAACAGAATATCGGTCGAGGAGTTCAGCGCCGTTTCGGCGGAATCCTGCAGCACGCTGATAATAAAACCGGTTGCCACCACCTGCATCGCCAGCTCGTTGGGAATACCGAACATATTACAGGCCACCGGGATCAGCAGCAGCGAACCACCCGCCACGCCCGAAGCGCCACAGGCGCACAGCGACGCCACCAGACTCAGCAGAATCGCGGTCGACACGTCCACCTGAATCCCCAGCGTATGCACCGCCGCCAGCGTCAGCACGGTAATGGTGATAGAGGCGCCCGCCATACTGATGGTCGCGCCCAGCGGAATCGACACCGAATAGGTATCCTCATCCAGCTTCAGGCGTTTCGCCAGCGCCATATTCACCGGAATATTGGCAGCAGAACTGCGGGTAAAAAAGGCGGTCACGCCGCTCTCGCGCAGGCAGGTAAACACCAGCGGATAGGGATTACGGCGGATCTTGCTGTAGACCAGCATCGGGTTCACCACCAGCGCCATCAGCGCCATACAGCCCAGCAGCAGCGCCAGCAGGTGCGCATACTGCCACAGCGCGCCAAAGCCGGTAGAGGCCAGAATCGAGGCCACCAGGCCGAAAATGCCGACTGGCGCGCAGCGGATCACGCAGCGAACCAGCCAGGTGACGGCGCTGGAGGCGTCGTTAAGCAGGGCGCGCGTGCCGGGCGTGCTGTGACGAAACGCCAGACCGAGACCGATCGCCCATACCAGAATGCCGATATAGTTTGCTTCCATCAGCGCGGTAATCGGGTTCGCCACCATATTCATCAGCAGACCGCGCAGCACCTCGGTAATGCCCGACGGCGGCGTAATCTCGGTTTTGCCCACCGCCAGCGTCAGCGTCTGCGGCATCAGGTGGCTGAACACTACCGCAATCACCGCGGCAAAAAAGGTGCTTAACAGATAGAGCGCGATAATCGGTTTGATATTGGTCTTCTGACCCTGCTGATGATTAGCGATCGAGGCGATCACCAGCACCAGCACCAGCAGCGGCGCAACCGCCTTCAGCGCGCTGACGAACAGCTCGCCCAGCAGGCCGACGGCCAGCGCGGCATCCTTCGAGACCCAGGCCAGCGCCACGCCGGCCACCAGCCCTACCATAATTTGTTTCACCAGGCTTCCTGCGAGTAGCGCGCCCAGACGACCGGAAAGTGAGTTCTGCATAATTGTTCTTTACGTTGTAGCGGGATGTGGCTTCAGAGGGCGTCGATTAACGCGCCTGAAGCGGTTTGCCCGGCGAAGTATAAGGAAAAGAGCGGGCGAGGAAAGAGATAATTCTGCCGCTGAGAGGAGGATCGGGTTTCTATTATGCTGTATGAAGAGAGTGTGACAGAGCGATGAAATGTCGCATCCGGGGCTGGCAAAATAAAACAGGGGCATTACCTGCCCCTGTAGCGGATTATTGCGAGAGTTTTTTCTGGTCCCTTTTGCGATTCACCCAGGTGTTGATCAACAGGGTCGAGCCGAGGATCACGCCGACGACGCTCAGCGAGACTGCCACCGGGATATGATAGAACTCGACGATCAGCATCTTAATGCCGATAAACACCAGCACGATCGCCAGGCCATATTTGAGCATCGAGAAGCGCTCGGCGACGTTGGCCAGCAGAAAGTACATCGCGCGCAGGCCGAGAATAGCGAACAGGTTAGAGGTCAGCACGATAAAGGGATCGGTGGTCACGGCGAAGATCGCCGGGATACTGTCGACCGCGAAAATCACGTCGCTCAGCTCAACCATAATCAATACCAGCAGCAGCGGCGTGGCAAACAGCACGCCGTTCCGGCGGGTGAAAAACTTCTCGCCCTCCAGCTCGTCGGTCATGCGCAGATGCTTGCGCAGCCAGCGCACCACCGGCTTGTCGCCCACCGCGTTTTCATCATCCTCTTTGGCGAAGGCCATCTTCAGGCCGGTCAGCAGCAGGAACGCGCCGAACAGATAGAGGATCCAGCTAAACTGCGTTACCAGCCAGCTGCCCGCGAAAATCATAATGGTGCGCAGCACAATCGCGCCCAGCACGCCGTAAATCAGCACGCGGCGCTGCAGCGCAGCGGGAATAGAGAAGTAGCTGAAGAGCATCAGCCAGACAAAGACGTTATCGACCGCCAGCGCTTTTTCCAGCACGTAACCGGTTAAAAACGCCAGGGTTTGTGAGGTGGCGACTTCGCGCCCGGCGCTCCCCTCCAGATACCACCAGAAGGCGGCACTAAACAGCAGCGACACCGACACCCAAATCAGCGACCAGATGGCCGCCTGTTTAAAACTCATGGTCTGCGAGCCACGACGTCCCTGTAAAAAGAGATCGATCGCCAGCATGATAAGCACCACTACCGCAAAGCTGCCCCAGAGAAGAGGCGTTCCTACAGTCTGCATAGCGTTTCCTGCCCTGAAATAAAAAACGGCTGAAGTCAGAAGACGTCAGCCGCTTTACAAAGATGTAAGCAAACCTCGCCTTCCGGCAAGGTCTCACTTACAACGCAGAATCAGATTCCGGGTTGCCTGCCGACCGGATGCTCAGGCATCGTAATGACGATCGTACAGCTTACAAGTTACTCCCCTTTGCTGGCAGTTAAGATAGGCGCTGGCCGGGAAAGAGGCAATAGCGGACCATTCATATTTAGACATATTTACACAAGCCGATGATCGGCAGGGAAAATGACGCCGGTCTGGCGGCGGATCTCGGTCAGCAGCGCGGCGGTGATGCGCGCGCGCTCCAGCCCCGGATGCTCGACGCAATGCTGCCGCACCAGCTGCGCAAAGGTGTGAGCCTCATAAAGCATGGTATTGATATGCTGAGGCTGGCTGAGATCCTGCACCTGTGGGGCGCTCTGGCGCAGCGCCAGGCTGACCGACTGCATCTCCGACAGCTTTTCGATCAGCAGCGAACCCGCTTCGCCCTGAATTTCGCTGGCGATGCGCGAGTCGCTGACCTTGGAGTGCAGCAGCGTGACGTCGAAGTCGCCATAGTCGAGCAGCACGCTGCCGTGGCCGTCAACGCCGCTCGCCAGCAGCGTCGCGCTGGCCTTCACCCCCTGCGGCGCGCCCCACAGCGCCACCGCCGTCGCCAGGCAGTAGTAGCCGATATCCATTATCGAGCCATTAGACCAGCGCGGATCAAAGGTGTTGGGATGCTCGCCGTCGAGGTAGCGCTGATAGCGCGACGAATACTGGCAGTAGCTGAACAGCGCTTTGCGCAGCGGCCCGATGGCGGGCAGCGCCTGCTGCAGCTGCGCGAAATTAGGCAGGCTGGCGGTTTTAAACGCCTCGAACAGGATCACCTGATGCTGCCGGGCGCAGGCGATCATCTGCTCCGCCTCATGCAGGTTGGAGGCGAGCGGCTTTTCGCAGATAACGTGCTTGCCGTGCGACATAAACAGCAGCGCCTGCTCGCAGTGCAGGGCGTTCGGACTCGCCAGGTAGACCGCGTCGATAAGATCGCTGGCGGCCAGCGCCTCCAGCGAGGTAAAAAGATGCGAACAGGGATAGTCAGCGGCGAAGGCCTCCGCCTGCTGCTGCGTGCGCGAATAGATGGCGTTCAGGCGCAGATGGCCGGTTTCATGCGCGGCATCGATAAACTGGCGCGTTATCCAGTTGGTTCCCACAATAGCAAAACGGATCACATCGGCTCTCCTGCGGCAAATAGCGGCAGAGTAGCATGCAGGCGAGCGGGCGCAAGCGTCGGAAAGAAGGGGTATTTGATCCTGCGATCCGCCTTCCAATATAGTGATGACGCAACGGCGACTGGCTGAAAAAGGTGGAGAAGGCGCTTGAAAGGAAGTAAACACGCACTGAACTGGACCACGCTGCTGGTCGCAATCCCGGTAGGCGTCGCGGCGTCGCTGGTGACGCTGGCGTTTCGCGGCGTTATCGAGCTGATCAACCGCGTGCTGTTCAGCAGCGACAGTGAGATTACCGTGGCGATGCACGTCTGGCCGTGGATCTTCTGGCCGCTGCTGGTGGGCGCGGGCGGCGTGCTGGCGGGATTTTTTCTGCGCTACGCGGTGAGTATCGAGCAGCAGCAGACGGTTAAGACCGACTATCTGGAGGTCATTAACGCGCGGCTCGATGCGGTGCCGACCCGTACCTCGCTGTTTCGCGCGCTCTCCTCTATCGCCAGCATCGGATCGGGCGCCTCTATCGGTAAAGAGGGGCCGATGGTGCAGCTCTCCGCGCTGTGCGGCAGCGTGCTGGGCCGCTGTATGCCCGCCGCACTCAACCTGAAAAACAGCGATGTGGTGGCGATGGCCGCCGCCGCAGGGCTCTCATCGGTCTACCACGCGCCGCTGGCGTCGGCGATCTTCGTCGCGGAAATCGCCTTCGGCATCTCGGCGCTGCAGCGTCTGATCCCGCTGGTCATCGCCTCTTCGGTCGCCGTGATGACCATGTGGTCGCTGGGCTTCCGCAACGCGCTCTATCCGCTGGCGGACGCCAGCTTTCAGATGGACCTCAGCAGCCTGCTGCTGACGGTGGTTATTGGCCTGGCGGCCGGGCTGGCGGGCTGGCTGCTGATTAAGCTTATCGCGCGCAGCAAAGCGCTGTTCAGTCATATCCGTTCGCTGCCGCTGCGGCTGGGTGTCGGCGGCCTGGCGGTGGGGCTGCTGGCGCTGATCTCTACCGATATTCTGGGCAACGGCTATGAAGTGATCGTTAAAATCATGGCGGGCGACTATCTGCTGCCCGGCCTGCTGCTGCTGCTGGTGCTGAAGACGCTGGCGACCACCCTGTCGGTCGGCTCCAACGCGGTAGGCGGCCTGTTTACGCCGTCGCTGCTGATCGGCGCGCTGCTGGGCGTGGCGCTGGCGACGCTGGGCGCGGCGCTGCATCTGCCGCTCGGCAACGTGCTGCTTTACGCGGCGATCGGTATGGCGGCGGTGCTGGCCGCGGTCAGCCAGGCGCCGCTGATGGCGATCCTGATGGTGCTGGAGATGACGCTCAACAGCTCGCTGCTCTTTCCGGTGATGATCGCCGCCGTGCTGGCGTCAATGGTGGTCTACCGCCTGCAGTCCGCCAGCACCTATCCGGTGGTCGGCAACCACTTTCACCGCTCGGAGGCGAAATATGACTTCGACAATATGCGCGTGGCGCAGCTGATTATTCCGGGAGCGGCGCTGCAGCCGCAGGAGTCGGTTGGGCAGGCGCTGGCGGTCAGCTCGCTGAAGCGCGAGCGCTACGTCTACGTTATCAACGCGGCGGGCGCCTTTCTCGGCGTGGTGTCGATCCACGATATCGCGCGCAAGGTGCTGGCGCAGGAGATCACGCTGGATTCGCCGGTCTCTACGGTAATGGACGATAACTTTCCCTTCGTCTACCAGAACCAGAGCATGCGCGAAGGCTGGGAGGCGTTCGCGCGCGTCACGCTGGAGCGCCTGCCGGTGCTGAATAATCCGCAGGAGAAGCGTTTCCTCGGCGCGCTGACCAAAACCAGCCTGATCCAGAAAGCGCAGGAGTTCCTTTAGGCGGCGTTGCCGCGCATCGCCTGATCCGTCATCCAGAGGCGGGCGTCGAACTCCAGCTGATGGTAGTCCGGCTCCATATGGCAGCAGAGCTGATAGAACGCCTTGTCGTGCTCTTTCTCTTTCAGGTGCGCCAGCTCGTGTACCACGATCATGCGCAGAAAGGGCTCGGGGGCGAGGCGGAAAAAGGTCGAGACGCGGATCTCCGCTTTGGCCTTAAGCTTGCCGCCCTGAACGCGCGATACCGCCGTATGCAGGCCGAGCGCGTGCTTCATCACCTTGATTTTATTGTCCCAGAGCACTTTATTGATGGGCGGAGCGTTGCGCATAAAGCGATTTTTTAGCGCCTGGGTATAGTCGTATAACGCTTTATCGCTAACGATATCGTGGGTGTCGGGATAGCGCTGCTGCAAAAAAGCGCCAAGTTTTTCATTGTCGATCAGCGTCTGCACCTGCTGAAGGATGTTCTCAGGATAACCCTGCAGATAGATAAGTGAGGACATTAGGGATTCCCGGCGAAAGACAGTATACTGCGCCCCCTTTTTAGGGCGTAAAACAGCCAGATTGTACCAGCCGGAGAATTCATGAGCCAACTTGAACTAGTGGATCGCACCCTGATCCTGCATCGTTTTCCGCAAATGCGTGAAGAGAGCCCGCTTCAGGCGTGGGACGCGGCGGATGAATATCTGCTGCAGCAGACGCTGCCGGAAGGGCCGATCCTGGTGTTCAACGACAGCTTCGGCGCGCTCACCTGCGCGCTTAACCCGCGTCCGGTCTGGCACGTCAGCGACTCCTGGCTCAGCCAGCAGGCGACGCGGCAAAACCTGCGCCTGAACGCGCTCGACGACGGCGAAGTGCATTTTCTCAGCAGCCTCGATCCGCTGCCCGCCGCGCCGGCGGCGGTGCTGATTAAGGTGCCGAAAACCCTGGCGCTGCTGGAGCAGCAGCTGCGCGCCCTGCGCGAAGTGGTGACCGCCGATACGGTGATCCTGGCGGCGGCGCGCGCCAAAGAGATCCACAACTCGACGCTGCAGCTGTTCGAGAAGATCCTCGGCGACACCCGTACCTCGCTGGCGTGGAAAAAAGCGCGTCTGATCTATACCCAGTTCAGCGCACCGACGCTGGCACCGCAGGCATCGACCACCGTCTGGCCGCTGGACGGGACGCCGTACCAGATCCACAACCACGCCAACGTCTTCTCGCGCACCTCGCTGGATATCGGCGCACGCCTCTTTATGCAGCACCTGCCGGAAAATATCGAAGGCGAGATTGTCGATCTCGGCTGCGGCAACGGGGTGATCGGCCTGATGGCGCTGGAGAGCAATCCGCAGGCGGAGGTGCATTTTCTCGATGAGTCTTATATGGCGGTGGCGTCGAGCCAGCTTAACGTCGAGGTGAACCGGCCGCAGGATCTGGCGCGCTGCCAGTTTCGCTTCAACAACGTGCTGAGCGGCTACCCTTCAGACCGCCTGCATGCCGTGCTCTGCAACCCGCCGTTCCATCAGCAGCACGCCGTCACCGACCACCTGGCGTGGCAGATGTTCCGCGACGCCAAACGCTGCCTGCAGTACGGCGGCGAGCTGCGCATCGTCGGCAACCGCCACCTCGACTATCACCACAAGCTGAAAAAACTGTTCGGCAACTGCACGCTGGTGGCTTCGAACCAGAAGTTCGTGGTGCTGCGCGCGGTAAAGATGCGCTGATCAGATAGCCAGCGCCAGCTGCACCGCCTGGGCGATCGCCCGGCGGGCATCCAGCTCCAGCGCCACGTCGGCGCCGCCTATAAGGTGAACGGCTTTGCCGCGCGCACGCAGCGCGGCCTCCAGCGCACGCTGCGGCTCCTGACCGGCGCAGATAATCACGTTATCCACCGCCACTCTCTCCACTGCGCCATCACGGCGCAGCAGCAGCCCCTTATCATCGATCGCCAGATACTCGACGCCGCCCCACATCTGCACGCCGCGCGCCTGCAGCGTGGCGCGATGGATCCAGCCGGTGGTTTTGCCCAGCCCCGCGCCCGGTTTACCCGGCTTGCGCTGCAGCAGCCAGATGGCGCGAGCGGCAGGCAGCGGCCTGGGGTACGTCAGGCCGCCGCGCTGCGCCAGCGTCAGATCGATGCCCCATTCGCGGCAGAAGCTTTCGCTGTTCTGCTCTTCTGCCGGCTGAGAGAGGTACATGGCGGTATCGAAGCCGATGCCGCCTGCGCCGATAATGGCGACGCGGCTGCCCACCGGTTTTTTGTCGCGCAGCACCTCAAGATAGCTCAGCACGCTGGGATGATCGATGCCGGGGATCGCTGGCGTGCGCGGCTGAATGCCGGTCGCCAGCACCACCTCATCGGCCTCGTCCAGATCTGCCGCCGTTACCCGGCGGCCGGTAGATATCCTGACGCCAGCGGCGGCAAGCTGGTGGGCAAAGTAGCGCAGGGTTTCGCTGAACTCCGCTTTGCCCGGGATCTGGCGCGCGATATTGAACTGGCCGCCGATGGCGTCGTCAGCTTCATAGAGTTGCACCCGATGGCCGCGCTGCGCCGCCTGCAGCGCGAAGGCCATGCCCGCCGGACCGGCGCCCACCACCGCGATAAACTTCGGCGCAGCGCAGGGCGTGACCGGCATCAGGGATTCGTGGCAGGCGCGCGGATTCACCAGACAGGAGGTGACCTTACCCACAAAGATCTGGTCGAGGCAGGCCTGGTTGCAGGCGATACAGGTATTAATGCTCTGCGCCGCGCCGCGCGCCGATTTGCTGACAAAGGCGGCGTCGGCGAGAAACGGACGTGCCAGCGACACCATATCCGCACAGCCGCTCTGCAGCAGCTGCTCGGCGACCTGCGGATGGTTGATGCGGTTGGTGGCGATCACCGGCACCGAAACATGCTGCCGCAGCCGTTGCGCCGCCGTGGCGAAGGCCGCGCGCGGTACCGAAGTGGCGATGGTTGGAACGCGCGCTTCATGCCAGCCGATGCCGGTATTGAACAGGGTGACGCCGCACTTTTCCAGTTCCGCCGCCAGCGCCAGTGTCTCTTCCAGCGAGCTGCCGTCCTCCACCAGATCGAGCATCGACAGACGAATGATCACGATAAAGTCGCAGCCCACGGCGTCGCGCACCGCGCGGGTAACGGCCAGCGCAAACGCCTGTCGGCGCGTAGCGTCGCCGCCCCAGCGGTCGCTGCGCTGGTTGGTGCGCGGCGCTAAAAACTGATTAATCAGGTAGCCTTCTGAGCCCATAATCTCCACGCCGTCATAGCCTGCCTGCCGCGCCAGCCGGGCGCAGCGCGCGAAATCGTCGATGGTTTGCAGGATCGTCTGCTCATTCATCTCCTGCGGCAGATAAGGGTTAATGGGTGCCTGAATCGCCGAGGGGGCCACCAGATCCTGCTGGTAGCTGTAGCGGCCGGTATGCAGGATCTGCAGGGCGATTTTGCCGCCTTCCGCATGTACCGCGTCGGTGATCGGGCGATGCCAGTCGCACTGCTCCGGCGAGACCAGCGTCGCGCCATGCTTTATGGCCACTCCCTGCGCGTTGGGGGCGACGCCGCCGGTGACGATCAGCGCGACGCCTTCGCGCACGCGCTCGCCATAAAACGCGGCAAGGCGCTGCGCGCCCTCGGGATGCTCTTCCAGTCCGGTATGCATCGAACCCATCAGGAAGCGGTTGCGCAGCTGCGTAAACCCCAGATCGAGCGGGGCGAACAGAGCAGGGTAGGCG encodes the following:
- a CDS encoding NADPH-dependent 2,4-dienoyl-CoA reductase encodes the protein MKSPAYPALFAPLDLGFTQLRNRFLMGSMHTGLEEHPEGAQRLAAFYGERVREGVALIVTGGVAPNAQGVAIKHGATLVSPEQCDWHRPITDAVHAEGGKIALQILHTGRYSYQQDLVAPSAIQAPINPYLPQEMNEQTILQTIDDFARCARLARQAGYDGVEIMGSEGYLINQFLAPRTNQRSDRWGGDATRRQAFALAVTRAVRDAVGCDFIVIIRLSMLDLVEDGSSLEETLALAAELEKCGVTLFNTGIGWHEARVPTIATSVPRAAFATAAQRLRQHVSVPVIATNRINHPQVAEQLLQSGCADMVSLARPFLADAAFVSKSARGAAQSINTCIACNQACLDQIFVGKVTSCLVNPRACHESLMPVTPCAAPKFIAVVGAGPAGMAFALQAAQRGHRVQLYEADDAIGGQFNIARQIPGKAEFSETLRYFAHQLAAAGVRISTGRRVTAADLDEADEVVLATGIQPRTPAIPGIDHPSVLSYLEVLRDKKPVGSRVAIIGAGGIGFDTAMYLSQPAEEQNSESFCREWGIDLTLAQRGGLTYPRPLPAARAIWLLQRKPGKPGAGLGKTTGWIHRATLQARGVQMWGGVEYLAIDDKGLLLRRDGAVERVAVDNVIICAGQEPQRALEAALRARGKAVHLIGGADVALELDARRAIAQAVQLALAI
- the rlmG gene encoding 23S rRNA (guanine(1835)-N(2))-methyltransferase RlmG, with translation MSQLELVDRTLILHRFPQMREESPLQAWDAADEYLLQQTLPEGPILVFNDSFGALTCALNPRPVWHVSDSWLSQQATRQNLRLNALDDGEVHFLSSLDPLPAAPAAVLIKVPKTLALLEQQLRALREVVTADTVILAAARAKEIHNSTLQLFEKILGDTRTSLAWKKARLIYTQFSAPTLAPQASTTVWPLDGTPYQIHNHANVFSRTSLDIGARLFMQHLPENIEGEIVDLGCGNGVIGLMALESNPQAEVHFLDESYMAVASSQLNVEVNRPQDLARCQFRFNNVLSGYPSDRLHAVLCNPPFHQQHAVTDHLAWQMFRDAKRCLQYGGELRIVGNRHLDYHHKLKKLFGNCTLVASNQKFVVLRAVKMR